A segment of the Bacillus sp. es.034 genome:
CATTGCCGCCGTCATCTGCAGGAGGTGGTGGCTCCGGCTTATCTGGTTTATCGGGTTTTGGTGGTGGATCGGCTGGTTTATCACCAGGTGGCTTCGGATCTGTACCCGGTTTTTCAGGCTTGGGCTCCGGTTTTGGTGCCGGTTGTCCGATCTGGACCGTGTTGGAACGGGCAGATTCTTTGCCGGCTACGTCGACGGCAACCACGTAGAAGTCACCGTTTCCAACGGATACTGCTAAACTTGATCCGGACTTGACGCTTCCGACTTTTCCGCCGGATGTCCGGTAAACTCTATATCCGACGACATCGCCGCTTGCGGATGGTGTCCACGTGATTTTGTTCCCGTTTCCGCTCGCATTGACAGTTCCTGGAGCTGCTCCGTCATCGGAAATCTTGTTCTCCGCGATGAGGACATTTTTAAATCGTTCGTCTCCATCCGGGATCAGTTTGTCCGGATCTCCAGGCACTGCACCGAAGATATTTTTCACAAAGTCAGGGTTCAGGATGACACCCGGCTGTGAAAATTCCGCCGGTGTATTCGGTAATGCCAGGTATTTCTTTCCGTTCACCATCACGTATCGGCTCATAAGTAAGCTGTCATCCGTTTTGGTAGGAACGTATTTTGCATTGAATAAATCACTTTTAACGAGTCCCGCCTGGCTGCATGCTTCGGATGGAAGCAGTCCCGAGATGGAACAGAAGGATCTTCTGACGACCCCTTCCGGCTGTTGGAATGATGCATCAGGGTCGATCAAATCGGGAGCCAGGTCCCTGACATCATTCAGTAGATAGGACCATAAGCGGATGTTACGCAATCCGTAATGTCCATACCGGGCACGGGAACCGGGAGTGTTCAGTGACGAAGGCGTGTCATAACCGAACCAGGTTCCGAAGGTGATGCTCGGATTCGTTGCCACAAACCAGTGATCTTTGTAATCCTGACTCGTTCCGGATTTTCCGGCCCAGTCTGAATCAAAGTTCAGGAAGGTTTTCGCGTAGCGCCCGGTACCGAGGTTATGATCCAGGGTATCTCTCATCATATCGATCGTTAAATAAGCCGTTTGCGGACTGAACACATCCACGGGTTCTGACTTATGTTCAAAGACAACAGTGCCATCCTTGTCAACGATCTTGTCAATCATGAAGGCATCGATGAATTTTCCTCCATTGGCAAAGGTCGTGTAGGCATTTACATTCTCTTCGACCGTGACACCCGTCGTCGTCGCTCCCAGAGTAAGGGACAGGTTATTGTCATATCTGCTTGAAAGGGATTCGAAGCCCATTTTCAACAGAAACTCTTTAAAAGGATTCCGGTTATAAATATTCGCATACGTTCTGACCGCTGGTAGATTCAATGATTCTGCCAGGGCGAACCTTGCAGGGAAAAGTCCGCGCTCTCTGAATGAATAGTTTTCCGGTTTCCAGCCATTGATGTTGACGCCCACATCAGGAATCGGTGATCCCGGTGAGATGTACCCGTATTCAAGTGCTGGTCCGTAGGCGAGCAAAGGCTTCATGGTAGATCCGTTTGATCTGTGTGATTGAGTGGCATGGTTGATTTGTTCCAATTTGAAATCCCGGCCGCCGATGAAGCTGATGATGCGGCCCGTTTTGTTCTCGATCATCACGGCACCGACCTGAACCGGTTCTTCGATTTCTACATCTTTCCCTGTGTCAGGGTCTTTTACCGTTCTGGTTTTGGTCGGACCATACATCTCATACGCATCTTTTGTCTTTTGCATCTGATCATAGATCTTCTTGTTGATGGTCGAATGAATTTCATACCCGCTTTGACGGACATTGCGGTCTGCAAGCGTCTGGTACTTGTCTTCAAGCTCATCATTATTTTCCAGATCCTGTTCAGAATATCCATCTTTCTTGGCAAGCACGTTTTTCATGATTTCCACTGCCCTGCTTTCAAGTTCGGCAGTGAGCCATGGATATTGCTCGCGGGGTGATGGCTTTGGTTTCACGAAATCCTTTGAGATGTCATAGGCAACGGCATCATCATATTGCTTTTTCGTGATGTATCCTTCACGGTGCATCCGGTACAGTACCGTGTTTTTTCGGCTCATCCCGGCTTCGAGATTCTCTTTGATTTCCCCATTATTCTTGAATGGCGTGTAAGAGAAGGGAGCCTGTGGAAGTCCTGCGATAAAAGCTGACTGGGGCAGGGACAAATCTTTTGCATCCACCCCGAAAATCCCTTTGGCAGCCGATTGGACACCCGCGATGTTTTGGCCGGATGAGTTCCGTCCAAGAGTCGCTACATTCAGATAGGCTTCCAGTATTTCATCTTTATCAAAAAATCTTTCCAGGCGAAGAGCGAGAAGGATTTCTTTCGCTTTTCTTTCAAATGATACTTCATTCGTGAGGATCTGATTTTTGATCAGCTGTTGAGTGAGTGTACTTCCGCCCGATTGGGTGGCTGAGTTCGTGAATTCCTGCAGGACGGCGCGCATGATCGCTTTCGGCACGACACCGTTATGTTCGTTGAAGTACTCATCTTCCGTGGCAATGACGGCATGCTGCAGATCTTTCGAAATATCTTCAAGCTTCACTTCTTCCCGCTCAAGGTCTGTTCGGAGTTTCCCGAGATAGACATCGTCCGAGAAGTAAAGTCGAGAGGTTTCTTCGTAGTTGTAGATGTCCTTTTTCATTTGGTCATAAGGACGGATTGGTTCTTCCTTGACGAG
Coding sequences within it:
- a CDS encoding transglycosylase domain-containing protein, whose product is MKEKWNILREKLDPAIRFFSNTRLQKRARITYGVFWNLSLILIVIFVLGFAFAGGVGAGYFASLVKEEPIRPYDQMKKDIYNYEETSRLYFSDDVYLGKLRTDLEREEVKLEDISKDLQHAVIATEDEYFNEHNGVVPKAIMRAVLQEFTNSATQSGGSTLTQQLIKNQILTNEVSFERKAKEILLALRLERFFDKDEILEAYLNVATLGRNSSGQNIAGVQSAAKGIFGVDAKDLSLPQSAFIAGLPQAPFSYTPFKNNGEIKENLEAGMSRKNTVLYRMHREGYITKKQYDDAVAYDISKDFVKPKPSPREQYPWLTAELESRAVEIMKNVLAKKDGYSEQDLENNDELEDKYQTLADRNVRQSGYEIHSTINKKIYDQMQKTKDAYEMYGPTKTRTVKDPDTGKDVEIEEPVQVGAVMIENKTGRIISFIGGRDFKLEQINHATQSHRSNGSTMKPLLAYGPALEYGYISPGSPIPDVGVNINGWKPENYSFRERGLFPARFALAESLNLPAVRTYANIYNRNPFKEFLLKMGFESLSSRYDNNLSLTLGATTTGVTVEENVNAYTTFANGGKFIDAFMIDKIVDKDGTVVFEHKSEPVDVFSPQTAYLTIDMMRDTLDHNLGTGRYAKTFLNFDSDWAGKSGTSQDYKDHWFVATNPSITFGTWFGYDTPSSLNTPGSRARYGHYGLRNIRLWSYLLNDVRDLAPDLIDPDASFQQPEGVVRRSFCSISGLLPSEACSQAGLVKSDLFNAKYVPTKTDDSLLMSRYVMVNGKKYLALPNTPAEFSQPGVILNPDFVKNIFGAVPGDPDKLIPDGDERFKNVLIAENKISDDGAAPGTVNASGNGNKITWTPSASGDVVGYRVYRTSGGKVGSVKSGSSLAVSVGNGDFYVVAVDVAGKESARSNTVQIGQPAPKPEPKPEKPGTDPKPPGDKPADPPPKPDKPDKPEPPPPADDGGNGGGDGGGDGGSDGGGTEPPTEPDPPPAQN